In Exiguobacterium sp. BMC-KP, one DNA window encodes the following:
- a CDS encoding 3-oxoacyl-ACP reductase has product MSRTVLVTGSSRGLGATIARVLVHNGFKVVINYFKSKDAAEQLVSELGVENAIALYADVTKREDVESMMQFATAHYGQIDVVVNNALVDFKFDPVAQKSFIDLEWEDYQNQLDGTLKAAFHIIQSVLPQFIERHSGSIISIGTNLYQNPVVPYHEYTTAKAGLIGFTRNLAAELGQYGINVNVVSGGLLKVTDASAVTTPEVFDLIAQSTPLKKVTSPEEVAQLVAFLASEAASGITGQNVTVDGGLTMN; this is encoded by the coding sequence ATGAGCAGAACAGTATTAGTGACAGGAAGTAGTCGAGGACTTGGGGCGACGATTGCAAGGGTGTTAGTGCACAACGGATTTAAAGTGGTGATCAATTACTTTAAAAGCAAGGATGCGGCAGAACAACTTGTGAGCGAACTGGGAGTAGAGAATGCAATTGCCTTGTATGCAGATGTCACGAAGCGGGAAGATGTCGAGAGCATGATGCAATTCGCAACAGCACATTATGGTCAAATCGATGTTGTCGTGAATAATGCATTAGTAGACTTCAAATTTGATCCGGTTGCGCAAAAATCGTTTATCGATTTAGAGTGGGAAGATTATCAAAATCAACTGGATGGAACACTTAAAGCAGCGTTTCACATCATTCAAAGTGTTTTGCCACAATTTATAGAACGACATAGCGGTAGTATCATCAGCATTGGAACAAACCTCTATCAAAACCCAGTCGTTCCTTATCATGAATACACAACAGCAAAAGCAGGTCTGATTGGCTTTACTCGAAACCTAGCCGCGGAGTTAGGTCAATATGGCATAAACGTGAATGTCGTCTCCGGTGGGTTATTGAAAGTCACAGATGCGAGTGCTGTGACAACCCCTGAAGTATTTGACTTAATTGCCCAATCGACCCCGTTGAAAAAAGTGACGAGCCCAGAAGAAGTGGCTCAACTGGTTGCCTTTTTGGCATCAGAAGCAGCATCTGGGATTACCGGTCAAAACGTAACGGTCGATGGTGGGT
- a CDS encoding ATP-binding cassette domain-containing protein, translating into MLEVRGLRKSYGRKKNVLNDVSFTVPLNQLTCLIGLNGEGKSTILKAIMGLVPVDTGTIKVDGKTTHDSIAFVPDLSTMPGYMSVGEAVAYMRDYYPDWDQQVAEELMGFFKLMATDRIANLSKGNKAKVNLLIGFAMNRPYLLLDEPLAGIDLFTKEQIAWIFSSHYMEGKGILMTTHEIAEVEHLIDRVIFLQNGIIIQEDDSEEMRELYGKSVQDRMREVYQT; encoded by the coding sequence ATGCTTGAAGTCCGTGGATTACGAAAGTCATATGGTCGAAAAAAGAATGTGTTGAACGATGTATCGTTCACTGTCCCGTTAAATCAACTGACCTGTCTCATCGGATTGAATGGGGAAGGGAAGTCCACCATCTTGAAAGCCATCATGGGCTTAGTCCCAGTAGATACTGGAACAATCAAAGTGGATGGGAAAACGACCCACGATAGCATCGCTTTCGTACCTGATCTTTCTACGATGCCTGGTTATATGAGCGTCGGAGAAGCCGTCGCCTATATGCGCGACTACTATCCGGATTGGGATCAACAAGTAGCAGAGGAACTGATGGGGTTCTTTAAACTGATGGCGACAGACCGCATCGCCAATTTATCGAAAGGGAATAAAGCAAAGGTTAATCTATTGATTGGATTTGCGATGAATCGACCTTACTTACTGCTCGATGAACCGTTGGCTGGGATTGATTTATTTACGAAAGAACAAATTGCGTGGATCTTCTCTAGTCACTATATGGAAGGGAAGGGCATCTTGATGACGACTCATGAGATTGCAGAAGTGGAACATCTCATCGACCGCGTTATTTTTCTTCAGAACGGGATCATCATACAGGAAGATGACTCGGAAGAGATGCGTGAGCTTTACGGGAAATCAGTACAGGATCGAATGAGGGAGGTCTATCAGACATGA
- a CDS encoding GntR family transcriptional regulator: MLLHFDQRTPIYLQVLYWFKKRIVMGEFKRGESIPSRRALANELKIHPNTAQKVYKELEDQLLITTDRNVPSKVTLDQSIIDRVRTELLENAVKQFVDSIYAIQIPLEEVIINFEKEYNIRKRSELDA, from the coding sequence ATGTTATTGCATTTTGATCAACGTACCCCGATTTATCTACAAGTACTTTATTGGTTTAAAAAACGTATTGTTATGGGCGAATTCAAAAGAGGGGAAAGTATCCCTTCGCGTCGCGCACTGGCAAATGAGCTTAAAATTCATCCGAATACCGCGCAAAAAGTGTATAAGGAACTGGAAGATCAACTGTTGATTACAACTGACCGTAACGTGCCGAGTAAGGTGACGCTGGACCAATCCATCATCGATCGAGTGCGAACAGAACTTCTCGAAAATGCAGTGAAGCAATTTGTGGATTCGATATATGCGATCCAAATTCCATTAGAAGAGGTCATCATTAATTTTGAGAAAGAATACAACATTCGAAAAAGGAGTGAGCTAGATGCTTGA
- a CDS encoding DUF3139 domain-containing protein — translation MKKAYLFVSILMIVGIVIIGASAYKSFYYDKKQETTKNINFYLKEHNYERQVQKKEIRRDSKTAEYFAKVTFKDEPNNEYEIHQTGSNPFEVVGYKDGVQIADKKVGKYITSD, via the coding sequence ATGAAAAAGGCATATTTGTTCGTTTCTATTCTTATGATTGTAGGGATTGTTATCATAGGGGCATCAGCCTATAAGAGCTTTTATTACGATAAAAAACAAGAGACTACAAAGAACATCAACTTCTATCTCAAAGAACATAACTATGAAAGACAAGTTCAGAAAAAAGAAATTCGACGAGACTCTAAAACAGCTGAATACTTTGCCAAAGTTACGTTTAAAGATGAACCTAATAATGAGTATGAAATTCATCAAACTGGATCAAATCCTTTTGAAGTTGTCGGTTACAAAGATGGAGTACAAATAGCTGATAAAAAAGTAGGAAAATACATTACATCTGATTGA
- a CDS encoding SRPBCC family protein, with translation MNQAVEDINHSVSIEAPIEEVWDRISTARSLSQWFMPNDLIARPGYQFHLQSPFGPSPCTVLSVLPEKELSFRWDEDGWIVTFSLSTMNDETLFAVNHGGWKNADDLVLKANQPQDQVRNFMSQGWYGMLQKLKKTF, from the coding sequence ATGAATCAAGCTGTAGAAGACATCAATCATTCGGTCTCCATTGAAGCTCCTATTGAAGAGGTCTGGGATCGAATCTCGACCGCTCGTTCTCTATCACAATGGTTTATGCCGAACGATCTCATTGCACGTCCAGGGTATCAATTTCATCTTCAATCTCCTTTTGGTCCCTCTCCCTGCACAGTACTCAGCGTACTGCCAGAAAAAGAATTATCATTTCGTTGGGATGAGGACGGATGGATTGTGACTTTCTCTTTGAGTACAATGAATGACGAGACACTCTTTGCCGTGAATCATGGTGGCTGGAAAAATGCTGATGATTTAGTCCTAAAGGCAAATCAACCACAAGATCAGGTCCGTAATTTCATGTCTCAGGGTTGGTATGGGATGTTGCAAAAATTGAAAAAAACGTTTTAA
- a CDS encoding DUF2164 family protein, with protein MFDRFNTEQQQQIIQSIQDFFLEERDEELSEFAAERVFDFIKESIAVHFYNVGIQDAHAAVLNQFSSLDDELLTLERPLSK; from the coding sequence ATGTTCGATCGGTTTAATACTGAACAGCAACAACAAATAATTCAATCCATTCAAGATTTTTTCTTAGAAGAGCGTGATGAAGAATTATCTGAGTTCGCTGCTGAACGTGTTTTCGATTTCATCAAAGAGTCCATCGCAGTCCATTTTTACAATGTGGGCATTCAGGATGCTCATGCAGCGGTGTTAAACCAATTCTCTTCATTAGATGATGAATTGTTAACGCTTGAACGTCCACTATCTAAATAA
- a CDS encoding helix-turn-helix transcriptional regulator, translated as MKLERLLAIIFKLLHRSTISASQLAEELDVSQRTIYRDIETISAAGIPVISYHGTNGGFGMIENYKWDKTFLDASSMMDVLALIKSLSDQLNDKDLEKTLDRLSVLTKAEQENSMHINLSHQTIDPSFLITLQRSIKDSRRVQFQYVSARKERSFREVDPLSLHYKFRTWYLYAYCHLREDYREFKVSHMLNLGKLSTPIETKHPLRPDAPLVDPLRESVTLRVHPQSVNLVLNHFRHQSMFQEEDGSFTMELSLPVPLDAEWLISILLGLGSGVVVISPLYLQDVLKNEAKKIVNLYEDV; from the coding sequence TTGAAACTTGAACGCTTACTAGCTATCATCTTTAAATTACTTCATCGCTCAACCATTTCTGCTTCACAGTTAGCTGAGGAGTTGGATGTCTCTCAGAGGACGATTTATCGGGATATCGAGACAATCAGTGCAGCTGGCATTCCTGTGATTTCCTATCATGGGACGAATGGCGGTTTCGGCATGATCGAGAACTATAAATGGGACAAGACATTCTTGGATGCATCTTCCATGATGGATGTATTGGCACTAATCAAGAGCCTGTCCGACCAATTGAATGACAAGGACTTAGAAAAGACACTCGACCGTCTGTCCGTCCTCACGAAAGCAGAGCAAGAGAACAGCATGCATATCAATCTTAGTCATCAGACCATCGATCCATCTTTCTTGATAACACTACAGCGGAGCATAAAAGACTCGAGAAGGGTTCAATTTCAATACGTCAGTGCCCGGAAGGAACGTTCCTTCCGGGAGGTAGATCCACTCTCTCTCCACTACAAATTTCGAACCTGGTATCTCTATGCATATTGTCATCTGAGAGAAGACTATCGAGAATTCAAGGTGTCACATATGCTAAATCTCGGAAAACTATCAACACCAATCGAGACCAAACACCCTCTTCGGCCCGATGCTCCCTTAGTAGACCCTTTGAGAGAGTCTGTGACCTTACGTGTACATCCTCAATCGGTCAACCTCGTACTGAACCATTTTCGACATCAATCGATGTTCCAGGAGGAGGATGGGAGCTTTACCATGGAACTATCCCTACCTGTCCCACTGGATGCGGAATGGTTGATTTCAATCCTACTCGGACTGGGATCAGGTGTCGTGGTCATTAGCCCCCTCTACCTACAGGACGTTCTGAAAAATGAAGCAAAAAAAATCGTGAATCTTTATGAGGATGTATGA
- a CDS encoding DinB family protein, which produces MDAGKTMYDYHGWAMQALLDHLASLPADVMTKEVRSSYPSITKTISHVHAVDMMWLKVLEGTGLQEALQESMGRLAVTETFSVAEFKDAFDQSTASYRSLIETRSDLDHTIMVDNPWSGSRETSTEEILLHVANHGSYHRGNITTMLRQIDEASIMMDYSLFWYEDVKQESR; this is translated from the coding sequence ATGGATGCAGGAAAAACGATGTATGACTATCATGGATGGGCGATGCAGGCATTATTGGATCATCTTGCTTCTTTACCGGCGGACGTGATGACTAAGGAAGTAAGGAGTTCTTATCCTAGCATCACTAAGACGATCAGTCATGTCCATGCGGTGGATATGATGTGGCTGAAGGTCCTAGAAGGCACAGGGCTGCAGGAGGCGTTACAAGAGTCGATGGGTCGTCTCGCGGTCACAGAAACATTCAGCGTCGCGGAGTTTAAGGACGCATTTGATCAATCGACTGCTTCATATCGTTCGCTCATCGAAACACGATCCGACCTCGACCATACCATCATGGTCGATAATCCTTGGTCCGGCTCTCGGGAGACCTCTACCGAGGAGATACTCCTACACGTAGCGAATCATGGGAGCTATCATCGTGGCAACATCACGACCATGCTCAGGCAAATCGATGAAGCCTCGATCATGATGGATTATTCCTTGTTCTGGTATGAGGACGTGAAGCAAGAGAGTCGATGA